The following proteins are encoded in a genomic region of Acinetobacter chinensis:
- a CDS encoding DUF3883 domain-containing protein has translation MSQLSQLRSPAAVQAAIDEFVQLGRTKFLARHGYGKSRDFLVRDPKTGTDCDSKAIAGVAFGKQFPEQGPLTADSFSGGEATVVPALTRLGFRIIRIGEDWSEEEVLATVEDYFDMLRAEAAGEPYNKSEHNQALRQLLNGRSKSSVELKHQNISAVLDALGLPYINGYKPRGNSQLLLRKSVHAYVLEHQQTVGALVDALEEVKLPGDKTYRAALVEPPAREVLVRTPASLRQRLPRKFDYAARDEANRKLGRAGEQWVIGYEQQRLTELGHPELFQRLDWVSDTQGDGAGFDILSFEEDAHERFIEVKTTNGGVGSSFLVSHNELEFSKEAGDQFHLYRVFQFRDGPRLFTLPGDLSQHVHLKPTDYRASFRSLVG, from the coding sequence ATCGATGAGTTCGTGCAACTGGGCCGCACGAAATTCCTGGCGCGCCACGGCTACGGCAAGTCCCGCGACTTCCTGGTACGTGATCCGAAGACCGGCACCGATTGCGATTCCAAGGCCATCGCCGGTGTGGCCTTCGGCAAGCAATTTCCCGAGCAGGGCCCGCTCACTGCTGACAGCTTCTCCGGTGGCGAGGCGACCGTCGTTCCGGCGCTGACGCGGCTCGGGTTTCGCATCATTCGCATCGGCGAAGACTGGTCCGAAGAAGAGGTCCTGGCCACGGTCGAAGACTATTTCGACATGCTGCGTGCCGAGGCGGCTGGGGAGCCGTACAACAAGTCCGAGCACAACCAGGCACTGCGCCAACTGCTGAACGGTCGCAGCAAGTCTTCAGTCGAGCTCAAGCACCAGAACATTAGCGCCGTACTCGATGCCCTGGGCCTGCCCTATATCAACGGCTACAAGCCACGCGGCAACAGCCAACTGCTGCTGCGTAAATCCGTACACGCCTACGTTCTGGAACATCAGCAGACGGTCGGCGCTCTTGTCGATGCCCTGGAGGAGGTAAAACTTCCGGGTGACAAAACCTACCGAGCGGCTTTGGTAGAACCACCCGCCCGTGAAGTGCTTGTGCGTACCCCGGCATCTCTACGGCAACGCCTACCGCGAAAGTTCGATTATGCCGCTCGCGATGAAGCCAACCGCAAGCTGGGCCGGGCAGGGGAGCAGTGGGTGATTGGCTACGAACAGCAACGCCTGACCGAGCTCGGCCACCCAGAGCTTTTTCAGCGGCTGGATTGGGTGTCCGACACCCAGGGAGACGGTGCGGGGTTCGACATCCTGTCGTTCGAAGAGGACGCCCATGAGCGCTTCATCGAGGTGAAAACCACCAATGGCGGGGTAGGCTCGTCTTTCTTGGTCAGCCACAACGAACTCGAATTCTCCAAGGAGGCGGGCGATCAATTCCATCTGTATCGCGTGTTCCAGTTTCGGGACGGTCCGCGCCTGTTCACGCTACCCGGCGACCTCAGCCAACATGTGCATCTCAAGCCGACGGACTACCGGGCGAGTTTCCGGAGTTTGGTGGGGTAA